The genomic stretch ACAGGGACTAAAAAGTCCGCTAAAAATATCATTTGAACCGTTAGAGGAATAATCAAATATCCCAAAAAACTGAGGTACCCCAACTGTGAATCATAAAGAACCCGTTCCTCAAAAGAGAAAGATTTGATAGCCTGCTTCGCAGAATATGGCAACATTTTATTTCCTTGTAAAATGCCAACCTGTAGCTGAGAGCTGATCGTGCTCAGTACAGTACTGCAATATCCGGAAAGATTTGCGCTTACAATATTATTGGTTCCATCTATGATAAACGAAACACCTGGGGACTTTTTTTCTAATATATCCTGATGAAATCCCTTAGGTATTACAATCCCTCCATTAACAGTTCTTACCTTGATTGCGTCTGCTAGCTGTTCTTCTGAATCTGTATAATATTTCACATTAATTCCTGGATGAGTATCCAACTGCTGTACTATTTTTCTTGACAAAGAACTATTGTCATGATCAACCACTCCAAATGGAATATTCAATATAAAAACTTTACTGTAAACAAACGCTAGAAACATAATCGAAAAGATTGGTAATATGGTAAACTGAATTGCATATTTTTTATCCATGCGAAGCAGTTTCAATGTTTTCATACACGTACCTCCTCTATAGGTTGATGGTATTCACTAATGCGTTTTATTGTTATAATGCACCATATAACTGCCCACATAGCTCCAACAAACATTAACAACCATAATAAATTTGGCAAAATATCAATTAAAGTTCTTTCCATTAGAAAAAGATCCCTGAGTGGAATTGCACAAAATGCAATTGGTATAAATTTTGATATAGTGGTAAAAATATCCGGCATACCCAGCAACGGATAAGTATACCCTGATAAAACAAAAGTAACCATAATTGGGCTCATCATTTTTGTCGCTACGGTAAATTTATCTTTGACTATCAAATTCGACAGAATTCCCAGAGCACTCATTCCTGTACAGAATAAAAAAACAAGCAAAATTGCAGCTAAACTCGATCCGCGATAAGGTAAATCAAAAAAATTAACCTGAATTAGAAGAGAGAGAAAAATCGAAACAGAACCTATACCCGCGCAGATTAAATTTTGCATGAACAATTGTAAACAATTTCTGTTCTTCGGAACTAGAACTCCAAGACAGAAAATTCCAAATTGTGCAATACTTACCAGGGCACCCACAATTATAAATTCAGTCATGCTTTTAGTAGGGTTTCCTAATAACCGGGTGGTAATTTGTATAGGCATCGCATTATTTAAAGCAGTGTCTGGCATTATTCCCAGTTTTCCCTCCTGCAGGCTCATCAAATAACCAGCTCTCACAGTTCCCAATACTTCGGCTATTTTCAATTTAATGGTGCCAACAGCCGACATTTGAGAACCATCGTAAATCAACATAATCTTAGGTGCTCTTCCTCCAACGACCTCTTCAGAAAATTTATTTGGAATAATTATACCAGCAACTGTCATTCCATTTTCCAAAGAATTCTTTACATCATCATCGCTTTTCCTGTATTCCACCACCCGAAAAAGAGGGTTAGTACTTATTTGCTTTACCAACTCTTTACTTAGTGAAGAATTATCATGATCCACAATAACAATAGGGATATGATTAAGTTGCTTTTCGATATAAACCCTTCCGAGTAATGCGCTGCTGGCTGAAGGAATAATAAGAACCAATAGAATTGGAATCAAGATACTTTTATGTATTAACATCTTATAATAAATATCAAGAAATATTTTTTTCATCTTTTTCCTATCACTTTCCAAAATCAACAAATGCGGTCATTCCTGCATGTAGTGGCTGGGTAAAGTCTACCAGTTCCACCTTTACTCCATAAGACAAAATATCAAATCCTCCATTATCGTTGGTAGCTCTTTTGATTGCAAAATCAGCATTTTTATTGATTCTAACTACCTTTCCCTTAAAAGTCTGGTCTTTGTAGGCAGCAAGGGTAATAGAAACCTCCTGATTCATTTCCACTTTGGAAAGATCAGTCTCATTTACATTGCAAAGTATCCATGGGTAACTGGTATCAGTTATAACAGCCAATGGCATTCCTGTTGAAACCAACTCACCGACTTCGGCATTTAATTGTGTAACTACGCCATCTCCAGGTGCAGTAATAGTAGCATAACCCAGATTTATCATCACAGCTTCAAGTCCGGCTTTTGCTTGTCTAACTTGACCATCTGCAGCCTGTATGGCTGCAGATGCCTGATCAGCCTGGGCCTGGGCAGCTTTTATCTCCTCCGGCCTGCTGCCATTTTTAGCCATACTATATTTATCTTTTGACAAAGAAAGCTGGGTTGATGCACTATCTAAATCAGACTGTGCAACTGCCCCATCATCGTATAACAGCTTAACCCTGTCATAGGTCTTTTGTGTCAGTTCATAAGCTGCCTTAGCTTGACTGATTTCCTCGGATCTGGCACCGTTATTAAGTCCCTCCAGCTTTGCATCTGCCGCTTTCTTGGCTGCCTGGGCAACCTCAACTTGAGCGCTAGCACTGTCAATCTGAGCTTCAATCTGGGCCTTTTGAGCATACAGGGCATCACTGTCCATCGATATCAGCACCTGCCCTTTCTTAACCATGTCTCCTTCTTTTACTGCTATCTCTTTGATTTTTCCCGGTAACATGGAGTTAATATTGGTATCAGCCATTTCAACACTTGACTGCACTATTAAATGATCTGACCCCTTACGAATTAACTGATTTCCAGTTATTTTAGCTCCTCCGCTGCAAATCACCGTTATACCCGCGGCTACAATCGTTACTATCAATATTTTTTTGGGGATTCTCATAATATGCCTCCATATTCTTTAATTTTAACCATTTTTCATCCCATTAGAAACAATGTTGAAATTTAGTATTTACATAAATTACTTAAAACTTTGCTTATTGACCCGAATTCATAATAATA from Lacrimispora sphenoides JCM 1415 encodes the following:
- a CDS encoding ABC transporter permease, coding for MKTLKLLRMDKKYAIQFTILPIFSIMFLAFVYSKVFILNIPFGVVDHDNSSLSRKIVQQLDTHPGINVKYYTDSEEQLADAIKVRTVNGGIVIPKGFHQDILEKKSPGVSFIIDGTNNIVSANLSGYCSTVLSTISSQLQVGILQGNKMLPYSAKQAIKSFSFEERVLYDSQLGYLSFLGYLIIPLTVQMIFLADFLVPVLIEERKKFCTFSKKINEKRQQIQDLITRILMLIGILIISGFIGLCAAGKFFGMQLRGSILMYAVLMLLFLVNLTAMGFFFASFIDTPIYFTMFLGMINLITALTCLITWPAYMIPAGAKRLVKSLWPFIHAVLPLKYLNLKGADLSVLLPYIKESLLYTVFWLPVGVGLYFVRIRWQTNRYVKLPVEE
- a CDS encoding ABC transporter permease, with product MKKIFLDIYYKMLIHKSILIPILLVLIIPSASSALLGRVYIEKQLNHIPIVIVDHDNSSLSKELVKQISTNPLFRVVEYRKSDDDVKNSLENGMTVAGIIIPNKFSEEVVGGRAPKIMLIYDGSQMSAVGTIKLKIAEVLGTVRAGYLMSLQEGKLGIMPDTALNNAMPIQITTRLLGNPTKSMTEFIIVGALVSIAQFGIFCLGVLVPKNRNCLQLFMQNLICAGIGSVSIFLSLLIQVNFFDLPYRGSSLAAILLVFLFCTGMSALGILSNLIVKDKFTVATKMMSPIMVTFVLSGYTYPLLGMPDIFTTISKFIPIAFCAIPLRDLFLMERTLIDILPNLLWLLMFVGAMWAVIWCIITIKRISEYHQPIEEVRV
- a CDS encoding HlyD family secretion protein, with amino-acid sequence MRIPKKILIVTIVAAGITVICSGGAKITGNQLIRKGSDHLIVQSSVEMADTNINSMLPGKIKEIAVKEGDMVKKGQVLISMDSDALYAQKAQIEAQIDSASAQVEVAQAAKKAADAKLEGLNNGARSEEISQAKAAYELTQKTYDRVKLLYDDGAVAQSDLDSASTQLSLSKDKYSMAKNGSRPEEIKAAQAQADQASAAIQAADGQVRQAKAGLEAVMINLGYATITAPGDGVVTQLNAEVGELVSTGMPLAVITDTSYPWILCNVNETDLSKVEMNQEVSITLAAYKDQTFKGKVVRINKNADFAIKRATNDNGGFDILSYGVKVELVDFTQPLHAGMTAFVDFGK